The following proteins are co-located in the Pomacea canaliculata isolate SZHN2017 linkage group LG10, ASM307304v1, whole genome shotgun sequence genome:
- the LOC112574110 gene encoding tctex1 domain-containing protein 2-like, giving the protein MEDKETKHLHHTFVDSDVTYCEPEDERLVMHSLFDWIERPLAAMTMNPSDYVTRQRSFFEAPPKQVEPFGTAVTSFACEPPLEPSSKRAVAKYENTYRMDPPVEFKPDMVEPLMNKILTTRLKGKDYDSIESPALCKVLADEIKQGVKKFNFKRYKLISEVMIGQMKQQGFIKASRFLWDSSRDNFASVSYKNRTLFAVAVLYALNFE; this is encoded by the exons atgGAGGACAAAGAAACGAAACACTTGCATCACACGTTCGTTGATAGTGACGTCACTTATTGCGAGCCCGAGGATGAGCGCCTTGTGATGCATAG CCTGTTCGACTGGATAGAACGCCCCCTAGCGGCAATGACAATGAATCCGTCGGACTACGTCACACGTCAGAGGTCATTCTTTGAGGCTCCCCCCAAACAAGTGGAGCCATTCGGAACAGCTGTAACCTCATTTGCATGTGAGCCGCCCTTGGAGCCGAGCAGTAAGAGG GCTGTCGCCAAGTATGAAAACACCTACCGAATGGATCCACCTGTTGAGTTTAAGCCCGACATGGTCGAGCCCTTGATGAATAAAATTCTCACAACTCGGCTTAAAG gAAAGGATTACGACAGCATCGAATCACCGGCCCTATGCAAAGTCCTCGCTGACGAGATTAAGCAAGGAGTAAAAAAGTTCAATTTTAAAAg GTACAAGTTGATATCAGAAGTGATGATAGGTCAGATGAAACAGCAAGGCTTCATCAAGGCTAGTCGTTTTCTCTGGGACAGCTCTCGGGACAACTTTGCTTCAGTGAGTTACAAGAACCGTACTTTGTTCGCTGTCGCCGTCCTCTACGCTCTGAACTTCGAATGA